In Clostridium sp., one DNA window encodes the following:
- a CDS encoding FlxA-like family protein, whose amino-acid sequence MSISAISSSTAIGISSNNNSTNIQKEIENIQEQIKQEEASKDNDETKKNRIQQLENRLQQLQSQLNQNQKGQTQEKEDTKIIDDNNTANSNNIINSYA is encoded by the coding sequence ATGAGTATTTCTGCAATTTCATCTTCAACAGCTATTGGAATATCATCGAACAATAATTCAACTAACATTCAAAAAGAAATAGAAAATATCCAAGAACAGATAAAGCAAGAAGAAGCAAGTAAAGATAATGATGAAACAAAGAAAAACAGAATTCAACAATTAGAGAACAGACTGCAACAGCTTCAGTCGCAGCTTAATCAAAACCAAAAAGGACAGACACAAGAAAAAGAAGACACAAAGATTATTGATGATAATAATACTGCTAATTCCAATAATATAATCAATTCATATGCATAA
- a CDS encoding DUF362 domain-containing protein yields MEKAKVYFTDFRTVAFGDGLPTKLKKLIKKAGIGQIDMDGKFVAIKMHFGELGNISYLRPNYARAVTDVVKELGGKPFLTDCNTMYPGSRKNALEHLECAWENGFTPLTVGCPVLIGDGLKGTDDIAVPVAGGEYVKEARIGRVIMDADVFISLTHFKGHEMTGFGGAIKNIGMGCGSRAGKTDQHSSGKPHIDKALCRGCRRCQQECANGGLEFDDASKKMIVNHENCVGCGRCLGACNFDAIVFDNDAANELLNCRMAEYTKAVVDGRPSFHISLVVDVSPNCDCHGENDTPILPNLGMFASFDPLALDQACADACLKAAPLPGSQLSDNMSKPDFVDNHDHFINSTPESEWRSCLDHAEKIGLGTRDYEMIVIK; encoded by the coding sequence ATGGAAAAAGCAAAAGTTTATTTTACGGATTTCCGCACGGTGGCCTTCGGAGACGGACTGCCTACCAAGCTTAAAAAATTAATTAAAAAGGCGGGTATTGGGCAGATCGACATGGATGGAAAGTTCGTTGCTATCAAGATGCATTTTGGTGAATTGGGGAACATCAGCTATCTGCGTCCAAATTATGCCAGGGCCGTGACTGATGTGGTGAAGGAATTAGGCGGCAAGCCTTTTTTAACTGATTGTAACACCATGTATCCAGGCAGCCGAAAAAATGCTCTGGAACATTTAGAATGTGCATGGGAGAATGGTTTTACACCACTGACTGTAGGATGTCCTGTTCTGATTGGGGACGGACTGAAGGGTACCGACGATATTGCAGTACCTGTAGCAGGAGGTGAATATGTAAAAGAAGCCAGAATCGGACGTGTCATTATGGATGCGGATGTGTTCATTAGTTTGACACATTTCAAGGGACACGAAATGACCGGCTTTGGAGGTGCCATCAAAAATATCGGTATGGGCTGCGGTTCTCGTGCCGGGAAAACAGACCAGCACAGCAGTGGCAAGCCACATATCGATAAGGCACTGTGCAGGGGATGCCGCAGATGTCAGCAGGAATGTGCCAATGGCGGTCTGGAGTTTGATGATGCCAGCAAAAAGATGATAGTCAATCACGAGAATTGTGTTGGCTGTGGTCGATGCCTGGGTGCGTGTAATTTCGATGCTATTGTATTTGACAATGATGCTGCCAATGAGCTGTTGAACTGTCGTATGGCGGAGTATACTAAAGCGGTAGTAGATGGTCGCCCTAGTTTTCATATTTCCCTGGTGGTGGATGTATCACCAAATTGTGACTGTCACGGAGAAAACGACACACCTATCCTCCCTAATCTGGGCATGTTTGCGTCTTTTGACCCGTTGGCACTGGATCAAGCCTGTGCAGATGCCTGTTTGAAAGCTGCACCGCTTCCTGGAAGCCAATTGTCTGACAATATGTCAAAGCCGGATTTTGTTGATAATCATGATCACTTCATCAATTCTACACCTGAATCCGAATGGCGCAGCTGCTTGGATCATGCAGAGAAAATCGGTTTAGGTACTCGAGACTATGAGATGATCGTAATCAAATGA
- a CDS encoding response regulator transcription factor, with protein sequence MKNYRILVIEDEKKMSMFLQMELNHEGYDTDAEYNGKDGLRKIQNESYNLILLDIMLPGLNGMELCRRVRQFSKVPIIMITAKDDVIDKVMGLDTGANDYITKPFAIEELLARIRVIRRNNDENSENHKYEVDDLVMNTRTHEVTRNGRYIELTKKEYDLLETLLVNKNVVMTRDQLMDKVWGYDYFNDTNVVSVFIRYLRSKIDDGFENKLIITIRGVGYTIKGD encoded by the coding sequence TTGAAAAACTATAGAATACTTGTAATTGAGGATGAAAAAAAAATGTCAATGTTTCTTCAAATGGAACTCAATCATGAAGGATATGATACTGATGCTGAATATAATGGAAAAGATGGACTTAGAAAAATACAAAATGAAAGCTATAATCTGATACTTTTGGATATAATGCTCCCTGGATTAAATGGAATGGAGCTTTGCAGGAGAGTAAGGCAGTTTTCGAAAGTACCAATCATAATGATAACTGCCAAAGATGATGTAATAGATAAGGTAATGGGGCTTGATACAGGAGCTAACGATTATATTACAAAACCATTTGCCATAGAAGAGCTTTTAGCCAGGATACGTGTCATAAGAAGAAATAATGATGAAAACTCAGAGAACCATAAATATGAAGTAGATGATCTCGTAATGAATACTAGAACCCATGAAGTAACAAGAAATGGAAGGTACATTGAACTTACTAAAAAGGAATATGATCTTTTGGAGACCCTTTTAGTCAATAAAAATGTAGTTATGACAAGAGATCAGTTGATGGATAAAGTCTGGGGATATGATTATTTTAATGACACCAATGTGGTCAGTGTTTTTATAAGGTATCTTAGAAGTAAAATCGATGATGGATTTGAAAATAAGTTAATCATAACTATAAGGGGAGTTGGATATACAATAAAAGGAGACTAG